Proteins encoded in a region of the Microvirgula aerodenitrificans DSM 15089 genome:
- a CDS encoding VOC family protein, giving the protein MMHIQPYLFFNGRCEEALAFYQGALGAELTQLMRMKESPEPPPPGMMPPGSEDKIMHASLRIGDTTLMASDGNCQGQASFQGFSLSLTPADPAEAGRLFTALGDGGKVQMPLARTFFSPCFGMVEDRFGVSWMIYVAD; this is encoded by the coding sequence ATGATGCATATCCAGCCCTATCTGTTTTTCAATGGCCGCTGCGAAGAAGCCCTCGCGTTCTATCAGGGCGCGCTGGGTGCCGAGCTCACCCAGCTGATGCGGATGAAGGAAAGCCCAGAGCCACCTCCACCCGGCATGATGCCTCCCGGCTCGGAAGACAAGATCATGCATGCCAGCCTGCGCATCGGCGACACCACGCTGATGGCCTCGGATGGCAACTGTCAGGGGCAGGCCAGCTTCCAGGGCTTCTCACTGTCGCTGACGCCGGCCGACCCGGCCGAAGCCGGGCGGCTGTTCACGGCACTGGGCGATGGCGGCAAGGTGCAGATGCCGCTGGCCAGGACCTTTTTCTCACCGTGTTTCGGCATGGTCGAGGACCGCTTCGGCGTGTCGTGGATGATTTACGTCGCGGATTGA